ATCAACAAGTCGATCGAATATTCGGGCGATGAAGTTACGATCGCTTTCAAAGGGGAATATCTCATGGACATTTTTAAATCCATCGACGATACGGAAGTTAAAATCGAATTTTCAGATTCCAGTTCACCAGTGATCTTTAAGGATCCGTCCGATCCTGAATTTATCTCTGTAATTATGCCGATGAAACTTTAATGTTTTTAAAACATCTTACACTTCAAAACTTTAGAAGTCACGAAGAACTGAGCCTGGATTTTCATTCCAGGCTTATTTTTTTTGTGGGCGATAACGGAGAAGGAAAAACAAATCTTCTCGAAGCAATTTGTATGTTGTCGTGGTTAAAAAGTTTTCGCGAGTCGGAAGACGGAAATTTAATCCGTTGGGGCGCCGAGAATTATTTTCTCCGAGGTAGAATCCAAGAAAATCAAAAAGAATCCATTTTAGAAATCGGATATACTACAAAACCGACTGTAAAAAGAAAATTAAAATTCAATCAGGAAGAAATCAAAAAGAGAACGGATCTGATCGGAAAATTTATAACGGTTCTTTTAACTCCGATGGATTTGAAAATTATAGAAGGCGGCCCAGCGGAAAGAAGAAAGTTTATAGACGCTTTCATTTCTTCCTTTGATCCGTTTTATTTGGATTCTTTATTGGAATATAATAAAATTCTAAAACATAGAAACGCTCTTTTAAAAACGGGAAATTCGGATTCTTCTCAACTTTCCATTTGGGAAAAGAGACTCGTGGAAAAAGGAACGATCCTCTTAAATAAAAGAAGAGAAATCGTTTTAGAATTGAATTCATTCTATCAGACAAACTTGGATAAGTTGAGCGGTGGAAGAGACGGACTTACGTTGATCTACAAACCGGACGTCAAAGACGAACAAGAATTTTTTGATAAACTGAATCGCAACTTGGGTCGGGATTTGAGACTCGGTTATACTTCTGCCGGAATTCATCGCGACGATCTTTTTATCGGGGCTGATTCCCGTGATATTACGGAATTCGGTTCTCAAGGCCAAAAAAGAAGTACGGTAATCGCTTTAAAAGCCGCCACTTTCAACTATTATAAGAATATTCTCAATACAACCCCTGTCTTACTGATAGACGACGTGATCCGCGAATTGGATGTAAAACGAAGGGAATACTTTGTGGACTTAGTGGTTAACGCCGGTCAGGCTTTTTTTACGACGACCGATCTGGAAGGAATTCAGGATTATGTCGGTAAGCTCGAAGATCAAAAGCAGATCTTTATCATCAAAGACGGAGCCGTTCGTTCAGTAGAATGAGAGACGATCTAATTTCATCGAAAAAGATTGAAACCGACGAGTTCAAATCCGTTCTCAATCAATTGGGAATTACGGAAGAAAGTCTTCAGGAAAAAATTTCCCTAAACACGCTCAAAAATCGTTGGAAAGAAATAGTCGGACCAGTCTTTGCCTCTCATTCCGAAGTTAGTTCGATTCAGTTCGGCAAATTAAGAATTATCGTTTCCCACAATGCCTACAAACAAGAATTGCTTTTTCTTCAAAACCGAATCCTAAGACAAGCTTCTCTCTTTCTCGGAAAAGGTGTTGTTCGTTCCTTGGAAATTTCAATCGGTAAACTAACGAATTCCGTCTCTTCTAAACAACCGGAAACAAAGGAAAAAAAAGGATTAGAAGGCAAAGAGGATTTAATTGCCATACTTGAGAAAGAAACCGATCCGGAAGTTAAAAAACGTTATCTCGAGATTCTTCAATATCTTTGATTAATAAATGAATTTCCTTGCCTCCCTATGGTTTTCAGGAAAACTATTCCTGAGGTCTGAAAAAAATGAGCCAAGAAGAAGCAAGCTACAGCGCCGGTCAGATTAAGATTTTAGAGGGTCTGGAAGCTGTTAGAAAACGTCCGGGGATGTACATTGGAACTCAGGATGATACGGGGCTTCATAAAATGGTCTACGAAGTTGTTGATAACTCCGTGGACGAGGCGATGGCCGGTCATTGTACAGAAATCAAAATCAGCATTCTTCCCGATAACATAATCGAAGTAAGAGACAATGGCCGAGGGATTCCCGTCGATATTCACCCGGATAAGAAAATTTCAACCATCGAAGTCGTTATGACCATTCTCCACGCCGGTGGTAAGTTTGAAAACGACGCCTACAAGGTTTCCGGCGGGCTCCACGGGGTTGGGGTTTCGGTCGTGAACGCACTTTCTGAATGGCTCGTCGTAGAGGTTTTTCAAAAAGGTAGAATTTATACTCAAAAATATGAAAAGGGGATTCCCGTTTCTCCGGTAGAAGCAAAGGGAGAATCTTCTGAAAGAGGAACGATTGTCCGTTTTAAGCCGGATGCCTCCATCTTTACCACGGTCGATTTCCAATTCGACGTCCTTTCCGCTCGATTTAGAGAATTAGCTTTTTTGAATAAAGGTTTGATTCTTACAATTGAAGATCGGAGACGAGGAAACGAAGGTGAGAATCTTTTAAAGAATGAATTTCAGTTTTCAGGCGGTATCGTTTCTTTCGTAGAACATATCAACGAAAACAAACATCCGATGCACAAAGTGATTCACTTTGAAAGAAATAAAGAGGATGTAATCGCCGAAATTTCGATCCAATACTCCGAAACATATACGGAAAGTATTTTCTGTTTTACGAATAACATCAACAATAACTTGGGTGGAACTCACCTCGAAGGTTTTCGCGCGGCGCTCACGAGAACTCTCAACGATTTTCTTAAAAAAGATACCGTGCTCGCGAAAAAACATCCAACCGGCTTATCGGGTGAAGATGTGAAGGAAGGTTTGACTGCTGTTATCTCTGTAAAAATTCCACAACCTCAGTTTAACTCTCAGACAAAAGAAAAATTGGTAAATGCGGAAATCAAAGGGATCATGCAAACCTTAACTTCGGAAGGTCTTACTCTTTTCTTTGAAGAGAATCCTAATATTACAAAAAGAATATTAGAAAAATGTATTCTTTCCGCGAAAGCAAGAGAAGCAGCTCGAAAAGCAAGAGATCTTACGAGAAGAAAGACGGTTTTGGAAGGCGGGGGTTTGCCGGGAAAACTGGCGGACTGTTCTGAAAAAGATCCGGCTCATTCGGAAATCTATCTCGTCGAGGGAGATTCCGCGGGCGGTTCTGCAAAACAAGGAAGAGATAGAAACACACAAGCGATCCTTCCTTTGAAAGGAAAAATTTTAAACGTGGAAAAAGCGAGACTTGATAAAATTCTCGCGAGTGAAGAGATTCGAATCTTAGTTTCTGCGCTAGGGACCGGAATCGGCGAAGATGAGTTTAATATCGATAAGATTCGTTATCATAAGATTATGATTATGACGGACGCAGATATCGACGGTTCTCATATTCGCACACTCCTTCTTACATTCTTCTTTCGTTATATGAGGCCCGTGATCGAAAGAGGATATCTCTACGTCGCACAACCGCCTCTTTATTTAATCAAACACGGTAAAAATTCTACTTATGCTTACTCTGATAAAGAAAAAGACGAACTATTGAAAACGGTCGGCACGGACAAAGTTGTAATTCAACGATACAAAGGTTTGGGAGAGATGAATCCCGAACAACTTTGGGAAACCACGATGGATCCTTCCAATCGAGTGGTTTTGAAAGTAAAGTTAGACGACTTCGTGGAAGCGGAAGAAACGTTTAACGTCCTTATGGGCGATGAAGTTCACCCAAGAAAAATGTTTATCGAAGTAAACGCCGCAAAGGTAGCAAACTTGGATCTTTGATCCGAAGGGAATTCAGAAATGAGTCAAGAGATGGAAAACGAAACAAAAGTCCTAAGCTACAATATTGCAGGAAAACCAGATATCGCGGAAGCGTTGAGAAACGGAGTCCGGGTAATTCCTGTAGAAATCGAAGACCAAATGAAAGAGGCGTATCTTGGATACGCGATGTCCGTTATCGTAGGACGGGCGCTTCCGGACGTCAGAGACGGTTTAAAACCGGTTCATAGAAGAATTCTTCACGCGATGAATGAGCGTGCTTGGAGAAGCGATCGTCCTTACGTAAAATGCGCTAAGATCGTCGGGGAAGTAATCGGTAACTATCACCCTCACGGTGACGCTTCCGTTTACGAAGCTCTCGTAAGAATGGTCCAGGATTTCTCTTTGAGAGTTCCTTTGATCGACGGACAAGGAAACTTCGGCTCCATCGACGGTGATAATCCGGCTGCCTATCGTTATACGGAAGCAAGACTTGAAAAAGTCGCCGAAGAACTTTTGCGTGATATCGAAAAAGACACCGTAAGTTTTTCACCTAACTATGATGATACGAAACAACAACCGGATGTTCTACCGGCTAATTTTCCAAACTTACTCGTAAACGGTTCTTCCGGAATTGCGGTGGGTATGGCGACGAACATCCCGCCTCATAACCTAAAAGAAACGATCGATGCGGTCATTGCCGTCATTCGGAACCCGGAAATATCAATTCCTGAAATTTTAAAAATCATTCCGGGTCCTGATTTTCCTACTTCCGGTATTATCATCGGTGGAGAAGGACTGATCTCAGCTTATACGACCGGAAAGGGTTCGATTCGGATCCGATCCAAGGTTGATATCGAAGAAAAGAAGAACGGACGGGAAGTCATCGTCGTAACGGAAATTCCTTATCAAGTAAATAAGAAAGTTCTTCTTGAAAAAATCGGGGATCTAGTTAACGACAAGAATATCGAAGGAATCTCTGAAATTTTAGATCTTTCCGATCGTAAAGGAATTCGAGTAGAAATTCATATTAAGAAAGATGCAAATGCTCAGGTCATTCTCAATCAACTTTATAAGATGACCCAGCTTCAGGTAAGTTATGGAATCACGATGCTCGCGATTCTGGATAACAAACCTAAGATTTTCAATATCAAGGAAATTCTTACCGCATACTCGGCTCACAGAAGAGTCGTAATCGTACGAAGAACCCAGTTTGATTTAGATAAGGCTGAAAAGCGCGCCCATATTTTAGAAGGTTTGAAGATTGCCTTAGAAAATATCGAAGACGTAATCAAAGTAATTCGCGCTTCTAAAAATCCTGCGGAAGCAAAAGAACAATTGATGTTGAAGTTCAGCCTTTCCGATGTTCAGACGGATGCGATTCTCGAAATGAGATTGCAAAGACTTACTTCTCTCGAAGTCCAGAAGATCATCGATGAATTGGAAGAAGTCAGAAAACTCATTGTGGATCTAAAAGACATTCTCGCGAAACCTTCTCGTGTAAGTGATATCGTTTGCACCGAACTTCAAGAAGTCGGCGATAAATACGGAACCAAAAGAAAAACTGAAATTTCGATCGAAAGCATTGAAAGTTCTTCTTTCAACGCGGAAGATTTGATTGCGGATGAAGAAATCGTAATCCAAATCACGTATGATCAATTCGTAAAACGTCTTCCGATCGATACTTTCAAAAGACAAAAACGCGGCGGGAAGGGAATCCAAGGTCTTTCACAGAAACGAGACGATGTGATCAAGATCATGAAAGCCGCAATGACTCACGATAGCATCATGTTCTTT
This is a stretch of genomic DNA from Leptospira tipperaryensis. It encodes these proteins:
- the gyrB gene encoding DNA topoisomerase (ATP-hydrolyzing) subunit B, translated to MSQEEASYSAGQIKILEGLEAVRKRPGMYIGTQDDTGLHKMVYEVVDNSVDEAMAGHCTEIKISILPDNIIEVRDNGRGIPVDIHPDKKISTIEVVMTILHAGGKFENDAYKVSGGLHGVGVSVVNALSEWLVVEVFQKGRIYTQKYEKGIPVSPVEAKGESSERGTIVRFKPDASIFTTVDFQFDVLSARFRELAFLNKGLILTIEDRRRGNEGENLLKNEFQFSGGIVSFVEHINENKHPMHKVIHFERNKEDVIAEISIQYSETYTESIFCFTNNINNNLGGTHLEGFRAALTRTLNDFLKKDTVLAKKHPTGLSGEDVKEGLTAVISVKIPQPQFNSQTKEKLVNAEIKGIMQTLTSEGLTLFFEENPNITKRILEKCILSAKAREAARKARDLTRRKTVLEGGGLPGKLADCSEKDPAHSEIYLVEGDSAGGSAKQGRDRNTQAILPLKGKILNVEKARLDKILASEEIRILVSALGTGIGEDEFNIDKIRYHKIMIMTDADIDGSHIRTLLLTFFFRYMRPVIERGYLYVAQPPLYLIKHGKNSTYAYSDKEKDELLKTVGTDKVVIQRYKGLGEMNPEQLWETTMDPSNRVVLKVKLDDFVEAEETFNVLMGDEVHPRKMFIEVNAAKVANLDL
- the gyrA gene encoding DNA gyrase subunit A is translated as MSQEMENETKVLSYNIAGKPDIAEALRNGVRVIPVEIEDQMKEAYLGYAMSVIVGRALPDVRDGLKPVHRRILHAMNERAWRSDRPYVKCAKIVGEVIGNYHPHGDASVYEALVRMVQDFSLRVPLIDGQGNFGSIDGDNPAAYRYTEARLEKVAEELLRDIEKDTVSFSPNYDDTKQQPDVLPANFPNLLVNGSSGIAVGMATNIPPHNLKETIDAVIAVIRNPEISIPEILKIIPGPDFPTSGIIIGGEGLISAYTTGKGSIRIRSKVDIEEKKNGREVIVVTEIPYQVNKKVLLEKIGDLVNDKNIEGISEILDLSDRKGIRVEIHIKKDANAQVILNQLYKMTQLQVSYGITMLAILDNKPKIFNIKEILTAYSAHRRVVIVRRTQFDLDKAEKRAHILEGLKIALENIEDVIKVIRASKNPAEAKEQLMLKFSLSDVQTDAILEMRLQRLTSLEVQKIIDELEEVRKLIVDLKDILAKPSRVSDIVCTELQEVGDKYGTKRKTEISIESIESSSFNAEDLIADEEIVIQITYDQFVKRLPIDTFKRQKRGGKGIQGLSQKRDDVIKIMKAAMTHDSIMFFSNIGKVYVMKAYELPIASKEARGKSLKAIINLREDEYISSVFAFREEDMDKDLLLVTRKGFIKRIHLNEFSNVKKSGIIAIGLRDGDDLIKVEAINDKDEVIIFSRKGLALRIEGTIIRPQGRTASGVTGMRLSQDDAIVGLSKFKEGEDIFVVSEEGYGKRLGFEEFAAKGRGGKGMAYLKVTDKNGFSVGTGSVGAEDEIILITQQGMTIRINAFDISKLGRTAVGVRLVDLKDNDKVQDFTVLGES
- a CDS encoding DUF721 domain-containing protein, whose amino-acid sequence is MRDDLISSKKIETDEFKSVLNQLGITEESLQEKISLNTLKNRWKEIVGPVFASHSEVSSIQFGKLRIIVSHNAYKQELLFLQNRILRQASLFLGKGVVRSLEISIGKLTNSVSSKQPETKEKKGLEGKEDLIAILEKETDPEVKKRYLEILQYL
- the recF gene encoding DNA replication/repair protein RecF (All proteins in this family for which functions are known are DNA-binding proteins that assist the filamentation of RecA onto DNA for the initiation of recombination or recombinational repair.) encodes the protein MFLKHLTLQNFRSHEELSLDFHSRLIFFVGDNGEGKTNLLEAICMLSWLKSFRESEDGNLIRWGAENYFLRGRIQENQKESILEIGYTTKPTVKRKLKFNQEEIKKRTDLIGKFITVLLTPMDLKIIEGGPAERRKFIDAFISSFDPFYLDSLLEYNKILKHRNALLKTGNSDSSQLSIWEKRLVEKGTILLNKRREIVLELNSFYQTNLDKLSGGRDGLTLIYKPDVKDEQEFFDKLNRNLGRDLRLGYTSAGIHRDDLFIGADSRDITEFGSQGQKRSTVIALKAATFNYYKNILNTTPVLLIDDVIRELDVKRREYFVDLVVNAGQAFFTTTDLEGIQDYVGKLEDQKQIFIIKDGAVRSVE